A genomic window from Chitinophaga pollutisoli includes:
- a CDS encoding OmpA family protein produces MNIRVIRQLSGIICFGAGLLASPAFAQEQRPAQDKATAHYLRLEYSKAAVYFEEAAKRKYFKTAHLRMLADCYRQLNQYQKAVDSYRKITESQDAVPADFLHYGDAVKSTGDYIAAKAIYVQYQEKGGAEAASRMAGCDSALVWMAAVPPPVNNLRELNTPASDWGATWDREGRFVFVSDSLRATMLDPRQKASLKEYRRTGNAFQKIYFVDTVHCAPDATVIRGFDNILNDFRYHVGPVAFAPGGDTAYITVTSPGKPAVQRDGPDAGYRTRRLDLFVSVRGQAGWQAPVPFAYNNPQYSIGHAAVAADGQTLYFTGDLPGGQGKTDIWYCERQPDGSWSAPKNCGAAVNTPDEEAFPTINEAGKLCFSSKGHPGMGGFDLFVVSGGKDGWGTPVNLKNGYNSPGDDFYLRNNGAGSEVFASNRAGGAGSDDLYGISAAPRITQLMEPGKKIVILETTVLQQGSTTPATGATVLLSDENRQEYWTLLTTDDGKAYMVIMDGHRYAVSASGSGNGWSAPQQFTAAGEDTVKISLQLTMAVPRPGSVHELPDILYDRDDFRLRPESLPVLDSLAALMESFPGLVVELGAHTDSRHTDDYNIVLSERRAASAAEYLVQQGIDRARIRTVGYGESRLVNKCSDGVECTEAEHQKNRRTELRVLQR; encoded by the coding sequence ATGAACATACGCGTGATCCGGCAGTTATCGGGCATTATTTGCTTCGGCGCAGGGCTTTTGGCAAGTCCCGCTTTCGCACAGGAGCAGCGCCCGGCGCAAGACAAGGCGACGGCGCATTACCTCCGCCTAGAATACAGCAAAGCCGCCGTTTATTTCGAGGAAGCGGCGAAAAGAAAATATTTCAAAACAGCGCATCTGCGCATGCTGGCCGATTGTTACCGTCAGTTGAACCAATACCAAAAGGCAGTGGACAGCTACCGGAAAATCACCGAAAGCCAGGACGCTGTTCCCGCGGATTTTCTCCACTACGGAGATGCCGTGAAAAGCACCGGCGATTATATCGCTGCCAAAGCCATTTATGTGCAATACCAGGAGAAGGGCGGCGCCGAAGCTGCCAGCCGCATGGCGGGATGCGATTCCGCCTTGGTGTGGATGGCCGCCGTACCGCCGCCGGTAAATAACCTCCGCGAACTCAATACCCCGGCATCCGACTGGGGCGCCACCTGGGATAGGGAAGGCCGTTTTGTGTTCGTTTCCGACAGCCTCCGCGCAACGATGCTGGATCCCCGGCAGAAAGCCTCGCTGAAAGAGTATCGCCGTACCGGCAACGCTTTCCAGAAAATATACTTCGTCGACACGGTGCACTGCGCACCCGATGCCACGGTAATCCGCGGGTTCGACAACATATTGAATGATTTCAGGTACCACGTAGGCCCCGTTGCTTTTGCTCCGGGTGGCGACACAGCTTACATCACGGTGACCAGCCCCGGCAAACCCGCCGTGCAGCGTGACGGTCCTGATGCGGGATATCGCACCCGCAGACTTGATTTGTTCGTGAGCGTGAGGGGGCAAGCAGGCTGGCAAGCGCCCGTTCCCTTCGCTTACAACAATCCGCAGTATTCCATCGGCCACGCGGCAGTAGCAGCAGACGGGCAAACCCTCTATTTCACCGGCGACCTCCCCGGCGGCCAGGGCAAAACCGATATCTGGTACTGCGAACGGCAACCCGATGGCAGCTGGAGCGCTCCCAAAAACTGCGGCGCCGCCGTCAACACCCCCGACGAAGAAGCCTTCCCCACGATCAACGAGGCAGGGAAGCTCTGCTTCTCCAGCAAGGGGCATCCCGGCATGGGCGGGTTCGACCTGTTTGTTGTTTCGGGCGGGAAAGATGGATGGGGTACGCCTGTCAACCTCAAAAACGGGTATAATTCCCCCGGCGATGATTTTTATCTGCGCAACAACGGGGCCGGCAGCGAAGTGTTTGCTTCCAACAGGGCCGGCGGCGCGGGCAGCGACGATCTGTATGGCATTTCGGCGGCGCCCAGGATCACGCAGCTGATGGAACCGGGTAAAAAGATTGTCATACTTGAAACGACTGTGTTACAACAGGGATCAACAACACCAGCCACCGGAGCCACGGTGCTACTGTCGGACGAGAACCGCCAGGAATACTGGACGCTGCTTACAACGGATGATGGAAAAGCATACATGGTGATCATGGACGGACACCGGTATGCCGTATCAGCGTCAGGCTCCGGGAATGGCTGGTCGGCCCCGCAGCAGTTCACAGCGGCAGGGGAAGACACGGTGAAGATCAGCCTGCAGCTGACGATGGCGGTGCCACGCCCCGGCAGCGTGCACGAACTGCCCGATATCCTCTACGACCGCGACGACTTCCGCCTCCGGCCGGAAAGCCTCCCGGTTTTGGATTCGCTGGCGGCGCTCATGGAAAGCTTTCCTGGGCTGGTAGTGGAATTAGGCGCGCATACCGACAGCCGGCATACCGATGACTACAATATCGTACTGTCGGAACGAAGGGCCGCTTCCGCAGCGGAATACCTGGTGCAGCAGGGCATCGACCGTGCACGCATCAGAACCGTAGGGTACGGGGAATCGCGCCTGGTGAACAAATGCTCCGACGGGGTGGAGTGCACCGAAGCAGAACATCAAAAGAACCGCAGAACCGAACTGCGCGTCCTCCAAAGATAG
- a CDS encoding type IX secretion system membrane protein PorP/SprF — MRNKIYLLMLLAASAVLPARAQQEVQFSQYVFNGLTVNPAYAGYRGDGYLNATFRKQWVDFPGAPTTGVISFDGLPGWAENEKVGLGIQALWDKSGPQEYMSVAGSYAYRIPLNESGSRRLNLGFNVSVAQYSVTGNSLQLTDPNDPYAPTGKISTFKPDASFGVYYYTPSFYAGASVLQLFSQTLDNTVYVAGHARDYMVIKRTRHVYFTTGGMINIDEHLRLKPSIMIKEDFNGPTNVDLNLFALISDQIWIGGSYRSSVPLLNKEKLQDGLRRANAASAMVEYFASDRIRIGYSYDFAISGIANYQSGSHEISIGLLFPRKQNGDRIISPRYF; from the coding sequence ATGCGCAATAAAATATATCTGCTGATGCTCCTGGCCGCAAGCGCCGTACTCCCGGCGCGGGCCCAACAGGAAGTGCAATTCAGTCAGTATGTGTTCAACGGGCTCACCGTAAACCCGGCATACGCCGGCTACCGCGGCGATGGTTACCTGAACGCCACCTTCCGCAAGCAATGGGTGGATTTCCCAGGCGCCCCCACAACGGGAGTCATCTCTTTCGACGGGCTGCCCGGTTGGGCCGAAAACGAGAAAGTAGGCCTCGGTATCCAGGCGCTGTGGGATAAATCCGGACCGCAGGAATACATGTCCGTCGCCGGATCCTATGCCTACCGCATCCCCCTGAACGAATCCGGTTCGCGCAGACTGAACCTGGGCTTCAATGTGAGTGTGGCGCAGTACAGTGTTACAGGCAACTCCCTGCAGCTTACGGACCCCAACGATCCTTATGCCCCCACTGGAAAGATCAGCACCTTCAAACCGGACGCGAGCTTCGGCGTGTACTATTATACGCCGTCGTTCTATGCGGGCGCTTCCGTGCTCCAGCTGTTTTCGCAAACACTCGACAATACCGTTTATGTAGCCGGCCACGCCCGCGATTACATGGTCATCAAAAGAACCCGCCACGTTTATTTTACAACGGGCGGGATGATCAATATTGATGAACACCTGCGCCTGAAACCTTCCATCATGATCAAGGAAGATTTCAATGGCCCCACCAACGTCGACCTCAACCTGTTTGCGCTTATCTCCGACCAGATCTGGATCGGGGGATCGTACCGGTCGTCTGTTCCACTGCTGAATAAAGAGAAGCTGCAGGACGGTCTCCGGCGCGCCAATGCGGCAAGCGCCATGGTGGAATATTTTGCGTCAGACAGGATCCGGATCGGTTATTCCTACGACTTTGCGATCAGCGGAATCGCCAATTACCAGTCGGGATCGCACGAGATTTCCATCGGGCTTCTTTTCCCCAGAAAGCAAAACGGCGATCGGATCATCAGTCCGAGGTATTTCTAA